One window from the genome of Papilio machaon chromosome 6, ilPapMach1.1, whole genome shotgun sequence encodes:
- the LOC106709882 gene encoding elongation of very long chain fatty acids protein has product MVYNITAENYSFWDFKGEVDYVDKWFLMSTPIPVLSIWITYLAFVLKIGPDFMKKRPPFSLNNVLIFYNVFQIMFSCFVFYVGFDLLQQNGLFLQRKCLSDSEDLKHYTAVGIYYYFFAKLTELFDTVFFVLRKKDRQVTFLHVYHHSVTLLSSWGALKYEPSYSTIFLGTINSFVHIVMYAYYGLSAFPDLSKYLWWKKYITSMQLIQFLLIVLQVMVNYKVSSCRPSYGLLLTIVLNTTLFMFLFGDFYIKSYQNNSKKDSLTKITKTSATEISEKFNSKYSINTS; this is encoded by the exons ATGGTATACAATATCACCGCTGAAAATTATTCCTTTTGGGATTTTAAAGGAGAAG TGGATTACGTAGACAAATGGTTTCTGATGTCTACTCCAATACCGGTTCTGTCAATATGGATAACATATCTCGCGTTCGTTCTCAAAATTGGACCGGATTTCATGAAAAAGAGACCTCCTTTCAGTTTGAATAATGTACTCAttttttataacgtttttcaaattatgttcTCTTGCTTCGTCTTCTATGTG ggGTTTGATCTGCTACAACAAAATGGATTGTTTTTgcaaagaaaatgtttatcaGACAGTGaggatttaaaacattat ACTGCTGTtggaatatattattacttttttgcaAAATTAACGGAACTGTTCGACACAGTTTTCTTTGTTCTAAGAAAGAAAGATCGTCAAGTAACTTTCCTCCACGTCTACCATCATTCCGTCACATTGTTGAGTAGCTGGGGCGCCTTGAAATATGAACCCTCATACAGTACTATATTCCTCGGAACAATCAATTCCTTTGTGCATATAGTTATGTACGCATACTACGGATTATCAGCCTTTCCCGATctcagtaaatatttatggtggaaaaaatatataacatctATGCAACTG atacaatttttactaattGTTCTCCAAGTAATGGTTAATTACAAAGTATCGTCATGTCGACCATCTTATGGTTTACTTTtgacaattgttttaaatactacattattcatgtttttatttggtgatttttatattaaatcgtatcagaataatagtaaaaaagatTCCTTAaccaaaattacaaaaaccaGTGCAACTGAAATCAGTGAAAAATTCAATTCGAAATATTCTATAAACACA AGTTAA
- the LOC106709860 gene encoding elongation of very long chain fatty acids protein 7 translates to MSYLEKIDGYLDSLKIGKSAMVDSWFMMSSPTPILSVVIAYLLFIRIGPRIMKNRPPLKINKLISYYNAAQVVLATMICMKVFKLNLFRDGIIYAGCRYPANTLNPMLLDLGWWYFFAKFTELLDTVFFVLRKKEKQLTFLHVYHHVIMALYSWSYLKFAAGGEGAVLALLNSAVHVVMYTYYLLSGLGPHFQKYLWWKKYVTTMQLIQFVLMLTYCAWTYFSPRCQYAPGFTYFISANVTIFLILFLNFYVKNYKLQKNRQHKTMTNGHKDNVNGVNNCNEDVIGDICKGIPNLEDIPCKVEKACEEIIKDGKEYLKRRSVNSFVPECDYDSLINK, encoded by the exons atgagtTATTTGGAGAAAATCGATGGCTATTTGGATTCCTTAAAAATTGGCAAAA GTGCTATGGTGGACTCGTGGTTCATGATGTCAAGTCCGACGCCCATCCTATCAGTTGTGATTGCTTACCTCCTCTTCATTAGAATCGGACCtagaattatgaaaaatagaccaccattgaaaattaacaagcTCATAAGTTACTATAACGCCGCTCAAGTTGTGCTAGCAACGATGATTTGTATGAAG gtatttaaattgaatctgTTCCGGGACGGTATCATATACGCTGGTTGTCGATATCCCGCTAATACTCTGAATCCTATG CTTCTCGATTTGGGCTGGTGGTACTTCTTCGCTAAGTTTACAGAACTATTAGACACTGTCTTCTTTGTGTTAAGAAAGAAGGAAAAGcag TTGACGTTTCTGCACGTGTACCACCACGTGATAATGGCGTTGTACTCGTGGAGTTACCTCAAGTTTGCGGCGGGCGGTGAGGGCGCTGTGCTCGCGCTGCTCAACTCCGCCGTTCACGTGGTCATGTACACATACTACTTGCTGTCAGGCCTCGGCCCGCACTTCCAGAAGTACCTCTGGTGGAAGAAATACGTCACCACCATGCAACTG ATACAATTTGTTCTCATGTTGACGTACTGTGCGTGGACGTACTTCTCACCTCGCTGTCAGTATGCACCCGGCTTCACCTACTTCATATCCGCCAATGTAACTATATTTCTCATACTATTTCTCAATTTCTACGTCAAAAATTACAAGTTGCAAAAGAATAGACAACATAAAACAATGACCAATGGACACAAAGACAACGTAAATGGTGTAAATAATTGCAACGAAGATGTTATCGGAGATATCTGTAAAGGCATTCCTAATTTAGAAGACATACCTTGTAAAGTTGAAAAAGCTTGTGAAGAAATTATCAAAGATGgcaaagaatatttaaaaaggcgTAGCGTTAATTCTTTTGTCCCTGAATGTGATTATGacagtttaattaacaaatga
- the LOC106709861 gene encoding elongation of very long chain fatty acids protein 4: MAEILRRLCHGYVFLFDELADSRTKSLFLVAKPHQGITLLALYLMFVFKWGPRWMKNKPPFHLRKILMTYNVAQVLACAFIFIIGIRVTWGRKYRWVCEPVDFSDNEEALQIARLFYFYYLLKIVDLADTIFFVLRKKFNQVTFLHVYHHTGMVALIWGATTYFPGGHPALIGIVNSFVHVIMYTYYFLTVAVPSVKQVSGWKKHITQLQILQFLVTIIHMSTIVFKTDCAFPRWTAALFLPQNIFMLILFLDFYIKTYIKKQTAVVKPRVLDGNGGTERETVDKLDKINNDAMFETSMKNRSWRTKDISRT, from the exons ATGGCTGAAATATTAAGAAGATTGTGTCACGGATACGTATTTTTGTTTGATGAATTAGCAG ATTCCAGAACAAAATCGTTGTTTCTGGTAGCAAAGCCGCATCAAGGGATAACATTGCTCGCTCTCTACCTAATGTTCGTATTTAAATGGGGGCCGAGATGGATGAAGAACAAACCACCTTTCCATTTGCGTAAAATCCTCATGACTTACAATGTAGCACAAGTGTTAGCTTgtgcgtttatttttattatt GGAATTAGAGTAACATGGGGCCGGAAGTACAGATGGGTGTGCGAGCCTGTCGACTTTTCTGACAACGAGGAAGCGCTGCAAATAGCTCGTCTTTTTTACttctattatttacttaaaatcgTCGACCTCGCTGACACA atattttttgttttaagaaagAAATTCAACCAAGTTACGTTTCTACATGTCTACCACCACACCGGAATGGTCGCATTGATTTGGGGCGCAACTACGTATTTTCctg GAGGACATCCCGCTTTAATTGGTATTGTAAACAGTTTTGTACATGTAATTATGTACACTTACTACTTCTTGACTGTGGCGGTCCCCAGTGTGAAGCAAGTTTCAGGCTGGAAAAAGCATATAACGCAACTGCAAATT CTCCAGTTCTTGGTGACAATAATTCACATGAGTACAATAGTCTTCAAAACGGACTGCGCGTTTCCGAGATGGACGGCAGCATTATTTTTGCCACAAAACATCTTCAtgcttatattatttttggacttttatataaaaacttacataaaaaaacaaacagctGTTGTAAAGCCACGTGTTTTAGACGGAAATGGTGGTACAGAGAGAGAAACTGTAGacaaattagataaaataaataatgacgCCATGTTTGAAACATCTATGAAAAACCGAAGCTGGCGTACCAAAGATATTTCAAGGACATGA
- the LOC106709809 gene encoding elongation of very long chain fatty acids protein-like: MSVILKSLWNGYGYIFEDAVDPRSKNWFLVTGPIAFWTIIGFYNYFCLVLGPSLMKNREPFQLKNIIKLYNLFQICLSMYIFYEGTVYVLSGEYNMLCTPVDYSDRPSANWIAEAAWWFYIAKLTELLDTVFFVLRKKDKQISTLHIYHHTIMPIITWIGVKYIPGGHATLTALLNSFVHVIMYGYYLVSGLGPQYRKYIWWKRHLTILQLIQFVIIAMHNVYPLLTDCNYPKWFNVISVINAIAFVYMFGTFYYHNYIIKNNKNVSRCGGGRGGGCSGGTVADAVEGAVADVVEGAVAVAVEGAVADAVEGAVADAVEGAVADVVEGAVEGAGAVADVVEGAVAVAVEGAVADAVEGAVADAVEGAVADVVEGAVADAVEGAVAVAVEGAVADAVEGAVADAVEGTVADTVEGTVAVAVEGAVADVVEGAVEGALADAVEGTVADAVEGAVAGAVAGTVAGAVAGAIESAVEGAEAIVCAGALSSSRLDDRLVSTG; encoded by the exons atgtctgtaatattgaaaagttTATGGAACGGCTATGGATATATATTCGAAGATGCTGTtg aTCCTCGTTCGAAGAATTGGTTCCTAGTGACTGGACCGATAGCTTTCTGGACAATTATTGGTTTTTACAACTATTTCTGTTTAGTGCTGGGGCCATCGTTAATGAAGAACAGAGAAccttttcaattaaaaaatattatcaaactttataatttatttcaaatatgcCTTAgcatgtatatattttatgag gGTACAGTTTATGTCTTGTCTGGGGAATACAATATGTTATGCACGCCTGTCGACTACTCTGACAGACCTTCTGCAAATTGG ATTGCGGAAGCCGCCTGGTGGTTTTACATAGCAAAGTTGACTGAGTTGTTGGATACTGTATTTTTTGTGCTGAGAAAAAAGGATAAGCAGATATCGACGTTACATATTTACCATCATACGATAATGCCTATCATTACTTGGATTGgagtaaaatatattccag GTGGTCACGCCACTTTGACTGCTCTTTTGAACTCCTTTGTTCACGTCATCATGTACGGATACTATTTAGTTTCTGGCTTGGGACCACAATACCGAAAGTATATTTGGTGGAAGAGGCATTTGACAATATTACAATTg ATACAGTTTGTGATAATCGCAATGCACAACGTATACCCCCTGCTCACCGATTGCAACTACCCCAAATGGTTTAACGTGATATCTGTCATTAACGCTATAGCTTTTGTATATATGTTTGGTACTTTCTACTACCATAATTATATcattaagaataataaaaatgtatcaa GGTGCGGTGGAGGGCGCGGTGGCGGGTGCAGTGGCGGGACGGTGGCGGACGCGGTGGAGGGCGCGGTGGCGGACGTGGTGGAGGGCGCGGTGGCGGTCGCGGTTGAGGGCGCGGTGGCGGATGCGGTGGAGGGCGCGGTGGCGGACGCGGTGGAGGGCGCGGTGGCGGACGTGGTGGAGGGCGCGGTGGAGGGCGCG GGCGCGGTGGCGGACGTGGTGGAGGGCGCGGTGGCGGTCGCGGTGGAGGGCGCGGTGGCGGATGCGGTGGAGGGCGCGGTGGCGGACGCGGTGGAGGGCGCGGTGGCGGACGTGGTGGAGGGCGCGGTGGCGGACGCGGTGGAGGGCGCGGTGGCGGTCGCGGTGGAGGGCGCGGTGGCGGATGCGGTGGAGGGCGCGGTGGCGGACGCGGTGGAGGGCACGGTGGCGGACACGGTGGAGGGCACGGTGGCGGTCGCGGTAGAGGGCGCGGTGGCGGACGTGGTGGAGGGCGCGGTGGAGGGCGCGCTGGCAGACGCGGTGGAGGGCACGGTGGCGGACGCGGTGGAGGGCGCGGTGGCGGGCGCGGTGGCGGGCACGGTGGCGGGCGCGGTGGCGGGCGCGATAGAAAGCGCGGTAGAGGGCGCGGAGGCGATCGTGTGCGCGGGCGCATTGTCCTCCAGTCGATTGGACGATCGACTAGTTAGCACTGGCTAA